Genomic segment of Borreliella spielmanii:
TCCTTTGCTTGCTTGGTCTTCTTTTCTTCTTTAATATTAGGAGTATTAAATACTTTTTTAAAGTCACTAGATTTTGATACAGAAGGTCTTTTTTCATTCACACTTTCAATTACTTCAATCTTTACAGGAGCAACTCCTATTCCTAAAAAATCAAGCTTCTCAGCAGCATGTTTTGATAAATCGATTATTCTATCCTTCCTAAAAGGACCTCTGTCATTAATTCTTACAACAACTGATCTATTGTTTAAAAGATTAGTAACTCTTACAGCAGTATTAAAAGGCAATTCTTTGTGAGCAGCAGTAAGAGCCATCATATCAAATTTTTCACCATTAGCAGTAGTTTTGCCGTGAAAAGCTTCACCATACCATGAAGCAAGGCCTACTGTAGCAGAATTTATATGAGAAGCAACAAAAAAAAATACAAAGAGAAAGACAAACTTTCTATTATCTCTTATGGTGACATCAATTAAATTTCTCATAAATTTATTATAATATAAAAACATATTTCAATAAACAATTAAGCTCATAAATTGCTTATTTGTATTTTTTTTGATTTAATTATAAAAAGAAAAAAGTCTGAAAATGATATCAACAGAAATAATTAGCAGTAATCAAATACAAAAAGCAGCAAAGCTTATCAAAATGGGAGAGCTTGTTATATTCCCAACAGAAACGGTTTATGGAATTGGCGCAAATGCTTACAATGAAGACGCTGTAAAAATGATTTTTTTAGTAAAAAAAAGACCCATTGAAAATCCTTTAATAGTACATGTTGACACAGTAAAAAAAATAAAAGAATTATCGGAATATATTCCCAAAAGTGCTCTAATGCTAATCAAAAAGTTTAGCCCAGGCCCTTTAACTTATGTTCTTAAAAAATCAATAAAAATATCCAGATTTATAAGTGGTAATCTAGACACTGTAGCAATAAGAATTCCTGCAAATAAAATAGCTTTAAACTTAATCAAAGCATCTAAAGTCCCAATAGCAGCACCATCTGCAAATATATCAAAAAGGCCAAGCTCAACAAGCTTCGAAATGGCCTTAAAAGAATTAAATGGACTTGTAAGGGGAATAATAAAAACAGAAAACAAAGACTTTAATATTGGAATCGAATCAACTGTGATTGGATTTGACCTAAAAGATAACGTATTAATATTAAGACCGGGCGCAATCACAAAAAAAATGCTAGAAAAAGAGCTTAAAGGAAAATATACAGTAAATTACGCAGAAACAAAAATAGAGCTTGAAAAATCACCTGGGAATATAATAGAGCATTACAAACCAAAAATTCCTGTCTATTTATTTAAAAGTCAAGACAATATAAGAAGGTATTTAAACAAAGACACAAAAATACTTATTACAAAACCCACTCTAAAATCCTATTTATTTAATTTTTTGTGGGATAAAAAAAATATTAAAGTATTTAATACTCTTGAAGAATATGCACAAAATCTTTACAAAGAGCTAGTCAATTCTGAGAGCAGCTACAAACAAATTCTTAGTGAATTCGTAAAAGATGAAGGACTTGGATACTCAATAAACAATAGAATTAAAAAAGCCAGCTCAAATAGGTTTATTTAATCGAGAATAAAAATACTGATAAATTATTGCTTAAAAATTTAAAAAGCATAAACATAAATACTTAATCTGAAAGCAAACGTCTAAAACTATGCCACACAACCGGACTCTCTCAATCTCAATAAAGCCACCAAATATAATTAAAAAACTCTAAACCAAGTTTACGAACAAATTTTCACATAAGAAGAGTTTTGATCTTTTGATTAATTAAAATAATCATGGATTAACATAGTATACTCAAGTGGTATTTTTTCCTCATCAAAAGCAATGCCAAGCGCAAAAACCTTTCCATTAGGCGTCTGAATAACGCTTAAACTTTTTGACTTTCCCTCAATAAAAATCTCTTCACCCATAAATTCAAAACTGAAAATCAAATCAATTGAATCTTCTTTGACATCCCCATAATCAAAAGAAGAAATTACTAAAGCGCCTCCGTAAGATAAATCTTTTATTAAGCATTTATGTTTTGAACCATTAAACTTGATAAAAGCTTTATCTGAATCGATTTTTAGTTTCCTAATAGAATCTTTATCAACAATAATCCTCTCATGAATTCTCTGATTTTGCCCAAGTTTTAAATCAAGAAGCTTACCAACTTTAATAGCAATCTCTTCTGGCACAGGAGATAAAAATTCCAATGTTAATAAATTATATTCTTTATTTTGAGAAGAATAAGCAGAAGCACTTAACAGCTTAACAGACAAAAAGGGAAAAAAAGATATACCATTCTTAGAGTCTGAATTTTTCTTAAATTGAATAGAGCCTAAATTTTTATTTTTAGCCAAAGCAGGCAATACAGTATCTTCTTGAAAAATAAGCTTAAAAGAATCCATAGAAATAGAATAAATTACACCAAGCACAGAATAATCGCCTATCCTCATCTCAATAGTATTGCGAAGATTTAAAAAACTATTTATCTCTGTGCTCATTTTAATTTCTTTGCCCCTATACTTAGCTCCATAATCTCTTATTTTTCTAGATAAAAGCATAAACCTCTCCTTTCTCCTTTTTTGGGATATAAAATATACTAAACAACGCTAGAACTGGTTTAAACCAATCAAGTTATAAATAATCTTAACCAATAATCAATAAACCTACTCTTAAAATCAAAGACATATCAATACCAACCCACACAACATCTGTTTAATTTAATAAAACTTAAAAATGCTGCTTACATAGTGTAAAATTATAACAATAATTCTACACTATAACAATCAAACTATAACATTATTAATTCTTATACACTTATAGTATACTTTAGTAAAAAGTATGAAATTAAATAGCCTTAATTTGAAAAAAATAAATAAGCATAAACTACTTATTTATTTAACATATTTCACAGTTAGCTTTTCTATTATCACGCTGTCATTAGCAATATCTAAGACTATAAACATACAAAAAGATAAAAATTTTGGATATATAAACCCGGCAGTTCCTTCAAGACTTTTAGATATTAATGGGAAACAAATAACTCAATTTATATCTGACGAGAATAGAGAATTAATGCCCTTGAGAAAAATGCCTGACAATTTAATTAATACACTTTTAATACGAGAAGATATTGGTTTTTTTTCTCATCGGGGTTTTTCCTTGATAGGAATATTTAGAGCCGCATTTAATATTGTTCTTGGTAGATATTTCTCAGGCGGCAGTACATTAACCCAACAACTTGCAAAGCTTCTCTACACAAATCAAGCAAGAAGATCTATTTTGAGAAAATTGAATGAAATATGGTGGGCAATCCAACTTGAAAAAAAACTCTCAAAATACGAAATACTAGAGAAATACCTTAATAAAGTTTATTTTGGAAACGGTAACTATGGAATAGTTGCCGCATCAAAATTCTTTTTTGGTAAAAGCGTAAATAAAATCAATACAGCAGAATCCGTGATGATGATAATCCAACTCCCAAATGCAAAACTTTATTCACCTCTTTACAATCCAGAATTCTCAAAAAAAATACAACGTGCGGTTTTAAACCAAGTTGTATCAAATGGAATAGTAAAAGCCGAAATTGCCGAAAAAGAATTTAATGAATATTGGCAAAATTATGATTGGACTAGAATGGCTGATACATCTGCAATTTCAAATAAAAAAGACCAAGCTCCTTATTTCTCTGAGTACATAAGACAAAAAATACTAAAATATTTACCAGACGGTGCGAACATATATAAAGACGGGTACTCAATATATTCAACTCTTGACCTTGAAGCACAAAAATATGCAGATAAAGTTACAAACGATATGATTAATAAAGCAAGAACAATGCACAATTTAAACAGATCATCTGAAACAATAATTATTAATTCAGAAATTGTCCCTGTAGTAGATGCAATATCAGATTTATTAGGAATTAAAAATTTAAGAATAAATGGAAGGCAATATAAAAAACTGAGAAAAAGAAAATTTTACGAAGACAATATTGATCTAATTGCAAGCTTTGGAGCTATACTTGGAATTGATAAAATAGATACAGCAACAAAAGAATATATTATCAAAAATAAATTAACACCAAAACTCGTTGCACAGCCTGAAGGAGCAATGATAGCAATAGATACAACAAGCGGAGCAATAAGAGCCATGGTTGGAGGCAGTGGACATGCTAAAGACAACGAATTTAATCGAGCTACACAAGCAAAAGTCCAACCTGGAAGCGCCTTTAAAACATTATATTTTGCAGCCGCAATTGATCTAAAAAAAATAACAGCTGCCACAATGTTTTCAGACTCTCCAGTAGCATTTTTAAATAAAAACGGAGAAATTTATGCTCCAGGAAATTATGGTGGTAAGTGGAGGGGCAACGTTTTAACACGTCAAGCATTGGCCTTGTCTTTAAATATTCCAGCATTAAGAATATTAGATAAACTGGGCTTTGACTCTGCAATTAACTACTCTTCAAAACTACTAGGAATAACAGATCCAAAAGAAATAGAAAAAACATTTCCCAAAGTTTATCCGCTAGCACTCGGCGTAATATCGGTTTCTCCAATCCAAATGGCAAGAGCCTTTGCAATTTTGGGAAATAGTGGTAACGAAATCGAACCTTATGGAATAAGATACATTGAAGACAGAACTGGAAGAATAATAGCAAATGAAGAAGCAAGCATATTGGCTAAAATAAAAAACAAAGAACATCAAGCTCAAATAGTGTCTCCTCAAGCTGCCTATATCATCACAGATATGATGAAATCAACAATTCAATACGGAACCTTAGCAAATCAAAGATACACAAATCTTAAAAATTTTAAATCTGACATTGCTGGAAAATCGGGAACAACACAAAATTGGGCAGACGGATGGGCAATAGGATACTCTCCTTATATAACAACAGCATTTTGGGTTGGCTTTGACAAAAAAGGTTATTCACTAGGAATATCTGGAACAGGAACAGGATTAGCAGGACCTAGTTGGGGAGAATTTATGGCAGAATATCACAAAAACTTACCTAAAAAAGTTTTTGTAAAACCCGCAGGAATAATTAGTATCCCTGTACAAGCAGAAACAGGGCTATTGCCAGAAGAAATTGCTGATGAGAAAATAATAAATGAACTGTTTATTTCTGGCACCCAGCCAATTGAAAAATCAAAATACTATGAAAATAAACTAGAATTTAAAAATACAATAGAATTTAACATATATGGAATTGATGACATTAATAATAACGATGAAATAAATTTTGATACTCCTGAATTTGAATACCTTGATAATAATCTTGAAAGCCTAAACAATAATAATGTTCTTGAGAACATTAACAATAATGAAAATAAAAACGAAGATGAAATAGAAATGAACACTCAAGAGCCCTTAAATAAAATAGAAAATAAAAATTCACAACAAGATTTAATAAATAACAACAATGGTGATGAAATGCTTATTGAAAATACTAAAGAAATTAAAGACTCGGTTATTGTTAATGAAAAAAACACAATAGAAATACAAAGCATAAAAGAATTAAATTTAAACAATAATGAAAATGAGAATGAAAATGGGGAAATTAACAATAAAGACGTCAACGGAGAAGATATTCAATTGGATTAAAACAATATGTTAATAGATATCGATCAAATAAAAATAAAAAAAAGAATTAGAAAAAATATAGGAGACATTGAAAACCTTAAAAACAGTATTATAAAACATGGATTAATTTATCCAATAATAATAGATAAAAATAAAAATTTGATAGCAGGATTTAGAAGATATCAAGCATTAAAAGAAATAGGCTATAAAGAAGTTGAGGTAAAGGTAATCTCAATTGAAAATAAAAAAACTTTACTTGAAATTGAACTTGATGAGAATAATGTTAGAAAATCATTTACAAAAAGTGAAGCAAACGAAGGTGAAGCTTACTTAAAAATTTATTCTGAAAATAATACAATAATAAGATTTCTTAAATTTATTATATTAAAAATTAAAAACATGTGGAAAAGAAAAAAATAGAAAAATTTAAACCATAACAAAGGGGTGTGTTTATGATAAATTACAAAAATCTTAATGAACTTGAAAACTTTAAAATCCTTGAAAGGATTGATCCAGAGGTGTTAAAAACTGCATTAACTGGAAAAAGAATAAAAGAGTACGACATTACAATAGAAGGAGACAGTGTACATTATAATTATGCTTCAAAACAAATTAATGAAAACCACCTTAAAATTTTTCAAAATTTAAGCGATGAAGCAAATTTAATAGAAAAATATAAAGAAATACTTAATGGAGAAAAGATTAATATTAGTGAAAATAGAAAAGTCCTACATCACCTTACAAGAGGGCAAATTGGTAAAGACGTAATAGAAGACAATAAAGAAAATATGCGGGAGTTTTTCCAATCAGAACTTGAAAAGATATATAATTTTGCAAAGCAAATCCATTCTGGGAATATTAAAAGTGCAAATGGTAAAAAATTTAAAAACGTAGTTCAAATAGGAATTGGTGGATCCAGCCTAGGACCAAAAGCTCTCTACAGCTCAATAAAAAATTATGCAAAAAAACACAATCTGGCCTTAATGGATGGTTACTTTATTTCAAACATCGATCCAGACGAATCAGAAGAAGTGTTAAATAACATTAATATTGATGAAACTCTTTTTATTATTGTCTCAAAAAGCGGAAATACATTAGAAACCAAGGCTAATATGCAATTCTTAATAAACAAATTGAAATTAAATGGTATAAAAGACTATAAAAAACAAATGGTCATTATAACATTAAAAGACAGCATGTTAGCACTAGAGGAAAAAGGGTATCTTGAATATTTCTTTATGCATGATTCAATAGGTGGAAGATTTTCTCCAACATCAGCAGTTGGGCTTGCGCTACTTACCCTTTGCTTCACAGAAAAAATTGTAAAAGAAATTTTAAAAGGAGCCCATAAGGCTGACAAAAAATCATTAAATAAAAACGTAAAAGACAATGCATCTCTTTTAGCAGCACTAATTAGTATATACGAAAGAAATGTTCTCAACTACAGTAGCAATTGCATAATTGCTTATTCTAAGGCAATGGAAAATTTTTATCTTCACTTACAACAACTTGAAATGGAAAGCAATGGTAAAAGTGTAAACAGATTTAACGAAACAATAAACTACAAAACTGTAAGAATAATTTGGGGGGGTATTGGAACGGATGTTCAGCACTCATTCTTTCAAATGCTTCATCAAGGAACAGATATAGTTCCAATGGATTTCATAGGTTTTAATGAAACACAGCTTAAAGAAGATGTAATCTCCGATAACAGCTCAAGCAATGATAAATTAAAAGCAAATTTAATAGCCCAAATAATAGCATTCTCAAAAGGCAAAGAAAATAGTAACAAAAATAAAAATTTTAAAGGTGAGAGACCTTCTGCACTAATATATTCAAAAGAATTAACACCTTATACAATAGGATCAATACTATCCCATTATGAAAATAAAGTAATGTTTGAGGGATTTTTATTAAACATAAATTCATTCGACCAAGAAGGAGTTCAGCTAGGAAAAATTCTTGCAAATCAAATTTTAAAAAATGATATTTTTGAAGATGAAATAGTAGGATCTTATTCTAAAAAAATATTAAAGCAAGATTAATTAATTTTAAATACATATCCTTAAGTTTAAAAAAGAATGCACTAAGCTTATACAAGAGGTAAGAATGGATAAGATAAGTATATTATATACATTAATCAACATTATAACTATGCTTATTCTAATAAGAATAGTTTATTTTTGTAAAAGAAAAAATATCTCTTTTACAAAAAGAGTGTTTATATCGTTAGGACTAGGAATAGTATTTGGAATGGCTATCCAATATTTTTATGGCGCAAATTCATCTATAACAAACGAAACTATTAATTGGATAAATATTTTAGGTGATGGATACGTAAGACTTCTTAAAATGATTATAACCCCTTTAATAATAACATCAATAATCTCTGCAATAATAAAATTAACCAACAGCAAAGATGCTGGAAAAATGAGCCTATTTGTAATATTAACACTGATATTTACAGCAGGCATTGCTGCTATCATTGGCATTTCCACTGCTTTAATATTAGGATTAACAGCAGAAGGACTGCAAGCAGGAACCAGCGAAATTTTACAAGGTGAAAAATTACAAAAAGGCCTTGAAATATTAAATCAAACACCAATCACAAAAAAAATTACAGAACTTATTCCACAAAATATATTTGAAGATTTAGCAGGACTTAGAAAAAACTCAACAATCGGAGTTGTAATATTCTCAGCTATCATAGGAATAGCCGCACTTAAAACATCTGTTAAAAAGCCAGAATCAATAGAATTTTTTAAAAAAATAATATTAACATTTCAAGACACAATATTAGGAATAGTAACTTTAATTTTAAAACTAACACCTTATGCTATATTAGCTTTAATGACAAAAATTACAGCAACCAGCGAAATTACAAGCATAATAAAGCTTGGGGAATTTGTAATTGCTTCTTACATTGCCATAGGTTTTACATTTCTTATGCATATGTCATTAATTGCAATAAACAAATTAAACCCAATTACTTTTATAAAAAAAATATCTCCAGCACTAACATTTGCATTCATATCTAGATCTAGTGCTGCAACCATACCTATTAACATAGAAATTCAAACTAAAAACCTAGGGGTAAGCGAAGGAATAGCAAATTTATCAAGCTCTTTTGGAACATCAATTGGGCAAAATGGTTGCTCAGCACTGCACCCCTCTATGCTTGCAGTAATGCTAGCACCAACTCAAGGAATCAACCCTACAGATACTTTATTTATACTCACACTTCTTGGATTAATAATAATAACTTCATTTGGAGCTGCTGGCGCTGGCGGAGGCGCCACAACAGCTTCATTAATGGTACTCTCAGCAATGAACTTTCCAGTAGGATTGGTTGGACTTGTAATATCTGTTGAACCTTTAATTGACATGGGAAGAACAGCTGTTAATGTAAGCGGCTCAATGGTTGCCGGTGTTATATCTGCAAAACAACTTAAACAATTTAACCACAATATATACAACGAAAAAGAGCTTATAACTAAATAAATGGAAAAACAATTATGAAAATAATAATTATTGGGGGCACATCAGCAGGAACTAGTGCCGCAGCTAAAGCAAAACGCTTAAACAAAAACCTAGATATTACTATCTATGAAAAAACAAATATTGTATCCTTTGGAGCTTGTGGTCTGCCTTACTTTATAGGGGGATTTTTTGACAATCCAAACACAATGATCTCAAGAACACAAGAAGAATTCAAAAAAACTGGAATCTCTGTTAAAACTAACCACGAAGTCATCAAAGTAGATGCAAAAAGTAATACAATTACAATAAAAAATCAAAAAACAGGAAGCATTCTTAACAATACTTACGACAAACTAATGATAGCAACTGGTGCAAAACCTATTATCCCAGCAATAAATAATATCAATCTAGAAAATTTTTATACACTTAGAAATTTAGAAGACGGTCAAAAACTAAAAAATTTAATGGATAATGAAGAGATTAAAAATATAGTGATAATTGGTGCTGGATACATTGGAATTGAAATGATAGAAGCAGCAAAAAATAAAAGAAAAAATGTAAGATTAATTCAACTAGACAAATACATCCTAATAGATTCCTTTGACGAAGAAATAGTTAAAATAATGGAAGAAGAACTGATAGAAAAAGGAGTTGATCTTCATACAAGTGAATTTGTAAAAAGCTTAATAGGAGAAAAAAAGGTAGAAGGGGTGGTAACAAACAAAAATACTTATCAAGCTGACGTTGTCATACTTGCTACTGGAATAAAACCCGCTACTGAATTTTTAGAAAATCAACTTAAAACTAATATAAATGGAGCAATAATTGTAAATGAGTATGGCGAAACTAGCATTAAAAATATTTTTTCTGCAGGAGATTGTGCAACTATTTATAATATAGTAAGCAAAAAAAATGAATACATACCCCTAGCAACAACAGCTAACAAGCTTGGTAGAATAGTCGGTGAAAATTTAGCCGGAAATCATATTTCATTTAAAGGGACATTGGGCTCAGCTTCAATTAAAATACTATCTCTGGAAGCTGCAAGAACAGGGATTACAGAAAACGATGCAAAAAAGCTTCAAATAAAATATAAAACGATTTTTGTAAAGGATAAAAATCATACAAATTATTATCCAGGGCAAGAAGATCTTTATATTAAATTAATTTATGAAGAAAATACCAAAGTAATCCTTGGGGCACAAGCAATAGGAAAAAATGGAGCTGTAATAAGAATTCATGCTTTATCAATTGCAATCTATTCAAAACTTACAACAAAAGAATTGGGAATGATGGACCTCTCATATTCTCCACCATTCTCAAGAACCTGGGACATATTAAATATTGCTGGAAATGCTGCCAAATAGTAAAAAATTTAAATTTAATTAATTTAATTCAATTTAATTCTTCATGCTAATTGGTTGTCCTGTGCTTGAGAGAACATCTCTCCAAAAAGAACCATTCGGATTAACCTTATTTCTGTCAATTACTGCCATCTTAATTGGTATGTGCACAAATTTTGTACTCCATAAACTAATCAACATTTTTGTCTTGCCGGACATTGCAGCATGAACAGCGTTAGACCCAAGTCTAGCACAATAAAGCGAATCACTAGCATTAGCAGGCGAACTTCTAATAATATAACTAGGATCAATATATTTAAGGGTAAATTGTATATTCTTTGCTTTAAAATATTCTGTAATTTTATCTTTAATATAAAGTCCAATATCCTCATAAAGCAAATTCCCAGAATCGTCTTTCTTACGAGGGAAATGATCAAAATACTTTTGACCTGCTCCTTCTGCTATCAATATTACTGCATGGGGAATTTCTTCTAAACTTTCCTTCTCTAAAAGTCGTCTTTCAAGATGAACAAGAAATCCATTAGGACCTTCTATGTCAAAATCAAGCTCTGGAATTAAACAAAAATTAACATCATTAGAAGAAAGCGCAGTATGAGCAGCAATAAAGCCAGAATCTCGTCCCATAACTTTAACAAGTCCAATGCCATTATAAGCACTATTAGCTTCAA
This window contains:
- a CDS encoding L-cystine transporter gives rise to the protein MDKISILYTLINIITMLILIRIVYFCKRKNISFTKRVFISLGLGIVFGMAIQYFYGANSSITNETINWINILGDGYVRLLKMIITPLIITSIISAIIKLTNSKDAGKMSLFVILTLIFTAGIAAIIGISTALILGLTAEGLQAGTSEILQGEKLQKGLEILNQTPITKKITELIPQNIFEDLAGLRKNSTIGVVIFSAIIGIAALKTSVKKPESIEFFKKIILTFQDTILGIVTLILKLTPYAILALMTKITATSEITSIIKLGEFVIASYIAIGFTFLMHMSLIAINKLNPITFIKKISPALTFAFISRSSAATIPINIEIQTKNLGVSEGIANLSSSFGTSIGQNGCSALHPSMLAVMLAPTQGINPTDTLFILTLLGLIIITSFGAAGAGGGATTASLMVLSAMNFPVGLVGLVISVEPLIDMGRTAVNVSGSMVAGVISAKQLKQFNHNIYNEKELITK
- a CDS encoding penicillin-binding protein 1A produces the protein MKLNSLNLKKINKHKLLIYLTYFTVSFSIITLSLAISKTINIQKDKNFGYINPAVPSRLLDINGKQITQFISDENRELMPLRKMPDNLINTLLIREDIGFFSHRGFSLIGIFRAAFNIVLGRYFSGGSTLTQQLAKLLYTNQARRSILRKLNEIWWAIQLEKKLSKYEILEKYLNKVYFGNGNYGIVAASKFFFGKSVNKINTAESVMMIIQLPNAKLYSPLYNPEFSKKIQRAVLNQVVSNGIVKAEIAEKEFNEYWQNYDWTRMADTSAISNKKDQAPYFSEYIRQKILKYLPDGANIYKDGYSIYSTLDLEAQKYADKVTNDMINKARTMHNLNRSSETIIINSEIVPVVDAISDLLGIKNLRINGRQYKKLRKRKFYEDNIDLIASFGAILGIDKIDTATKEYIIKNKLTPKLVAQPEGAMIAIDTTSGAIRAMVGGSGHAKDNEFNRATQAKVQPGSAFKTLYFAAAIDLKKITAATMFSDSPVAFLNKNGEIYAPGNYGGKWRGNVLTRQALALSLNIPALRILDKLGFDSAINYSSKLLGITDPKEIEKTFPKVYPLALGVISVSPIQMARAFAILGNSGNEIEPYGIRYIEDRTGRIIANEEASILAKIKNKEHQAQIVSPQAAYIITDMMKSTIQYGTLANQRYTNLKNFKSDIAGKSGTTQNWADGWAIGYSPYITTAFWVGFDKKGYSLGISGTGTGLAGPSWGEFMAEYHKNLPKKVFVKPAGIISIPVQAETGLLPEEIADEKIINELFISGTQPIEKSKYYENKLEFKNTIEFNIYGIDDINNNDEINFDTPEFEYLDNNLESLNNNNVLENINNNENKNEDEIEMNTQEPLNKIENKNSQQDLINNNNGDEMLIENTKEIKDSVIVNEKNTIEIQSIKELNLNNNENENENGEINNKDVNGEDIQLD
- a CDS encoding septal ring lytic transglycosylase RlpA family protein, with translation MRNLIDVTIRDNRKFVFLFVFFFVASHINSATVGLASWYGEAFHGKTTANGEKFDMMALTAAHKELPFNTAVRVTNLLNNRSVVVRINDRGPFRKDRIIDLSKHAAEKLDFLGIGVAPVKIEVIESVNEKRPSVSKSSDFKKVFNTPNIKEEKKTKQAKENFSVESESSNLLVDSSVSTDKETDFYIQVGSYKKKDYADRAYRILKKAGLFVVVNSHGPFYTVFIPTNADDVQRNIELIKSAGYKDTLVRKTKVPGESLVMD
- the plzA gene encoding c-di-GMP-binding receptor PlzA produces the protein MLLSRKIRDYGAKYRGKEIKMSTEINSFLNLRNTIEMRIGDYSVLGVIYSISMDSFKLIFQEDTVLPALAKNKNLGSIQFKKNSDSKNGISFFPFLSVKLLSASAYSSQNKEYNLLTLEFLSPVPEEIAIKVGKLLDLKLGQNQRIHERIIVDKDSIRKLKIDSDKAFIKFNGSKHKCLIKDLSYGGALVISSFDYGDVKEDSIDLIFSFEFMGEEIFIEGKSKSLSVIQTPNGKVFALGIAFDEEKIPLEYTMLIHDYFN
- a CDS encoding L-threonylcarbamoyladenylate synthase, with amino-acid sequence MISTEIISSNQIQKAAKLIKMGELVIFPTETVYGIGANAYNEDAVKMIFLVKKRPIENPLIVHVDTVKKIKELSEYIPKSALMLIKKFSPGPLTYVLKKSIKISRFISGNLDTVAIRIPANKIALNLIKASKVPIAAPSANISKRPSSTSFEMALKELNGLVRGIIKTENKDFNIGIESTVIGFDLKDNVLILRPGAITKKMLEKELKGKYTVNYAETKIELEKSPGNIIEHYKPKIPVYLFKSQDNIRRYLNKDTKILITKPTLKSYLFNFLWDKKNIKVFNTLEEYAQNLYKELVNSESSYKQILSEFVKDEGLGYSINNRIKKASSNRFI
- a CDS encoding glucose-6-phosphate isomerase, producing MINYKNLNELENFKILERIDPEVLKTALTGKRIKEYDITIEGDSVHYNYASKQINENHLKIFQNLSDEANLIEKYKEILNGEKINISENRKVLHHLTRGQIGKDVIEDNKENMREFFQSELEKIYNFAKQIHSGNIKSANGKKFKNVVQIGIGGSSLGPKALYSSIKNYAKKHNLALMDGYFISNIDPDESEEVLNNINIDETLFIIVSKSGNTLETKANMQFLINKLKLNGIKDYKKQMVIITLKDSMLALEEKGYLEYFFMHDSIGGRFSPTSAVGLALLTLCFTEKIVKEILKGAHKADKKSLNKNVKDNASLLAALISIYERNVLNYSSNCIIAYSKAMENFYLHLQQLEMESNGKSVNRFNETINYKTVRIIWGGIGTDVQHSFFQMLHQGTDIVPMDFIGFNETQLKEDVISDNSSSNDKLKANLIAQIIAFSKGKENSNKNKNFKGERPSALIYSKELTPYTIGSILSHYENKVMFEGFLLNINSFDQEGVQLGKILANQILKNDIFEDEIVGSYSKKILKQD
- a CDS encoding CoA-disulfide reductase, whose amino-acid sequence is MKIIIIGGTSAGTSAAAKAKRLNKNLDITIYEKTNIVSFGACGLPYFIGGFFDNPNTMISRTQEEFKKTGISVKTNHEVIKVDAKSNTITIKNQKTGSILNNTYDKLMIATGAKPIIPAINNINLENFYTLRNLEDGQKLKNLMDNEEIKNIVIIGAGYIGIEMIEAAKNKRKNVRLIQLDKYILIDSFDEEIVKIMEEELIEKGVDLHTSEFVKSLIGEKKVEGVVTNKNTYQADVVILATGIKPATEFLENQLKTNINGAIIVNEYGETSIKNIFSAGDCATIYNIVSKKNEYIPLATTANKLGRIVGENLAGNHISFKGTLGSASIKILSLEAARTGITENDAKKLQIKYKTIFVKDKNHTNYYPGQEDLYIKLIYEENTKVILGAQAIGKNGAVIRIHALSIAIYSKLTTKELGMMDLSYSPPFSRTWDILNIAGNAAK
- a CDS encoding ParB N-terminal domain-containing protein — encoded protein: MLIDIDQIKIKKRIRKNIGDIENLKNSIIKHGLIYPIIIDKNKNLIAGFRRYQALKEIGYKEVEVKVISIENKKTLLEIELDENNVRKSFTKSEANEGEAYLKIYSENNTIIRFLKFIILKIKNMWKRKK